In one Thermococcus sp. 2319x1 genomic region, the following are encoded:
- a CDS encoding MFS transporter, with protein MEVMERGETYNLSYAKKAALVVVLLPLLVMYTEAMLTPALPTIQKEFVINPNDVSWVLTIYLLVGTVSVALFGKLGDMYGKKRMFLIALGFYTLGVILNGFAPSFQWLLVTRAIQGFGMAIFPLAFSLVREEFPPSMVPQVQGMISAMFAVGMVIALPLGAWVTQNWGWRWTYHSAVPFVLVMFFLAWKVLKESRYVNPGKLDWAGAILLAFTVVPALVAVTRAPTVGWTSRQSLILFGTAAIGLVLLILQERRAENPLIPIEIVSKRNPAIVNVGIMFAAFGISMMSQANTYIFQMPEPYGFGKTILQSGLLMTPQALVMLIVAPLAGKLMPKVGAKPIALAGSLIASGGLAFMSKYATTLSLPQYVTMISIVGTGITLMNISLINILVFSVPPRIMGVATGANSLFRNFGSTWGPAIAGTIMSTYYTLLKLSGVPIPLKIPTEKAYEMLFGGAAGIYLLLALLILATREIMKGGRIHEMENEGEKEVVVE; from the coding sequence ATGGAAGTGATGGAAAGAGGTGAGACCTACAACCTGAGTTATGCAAAAAAGGCAGCACTCGTCGTCGTTCTTTTACCCCTCCTCGTTATGTACACGGAAGCTATGCTTACACCGGCATTGCCAACTATACAGAAAGAGTTCGTGATAAATCCCAACGACGTTAGCTGGGTGCTTACGATTTACCTGCTAGTTGGTACGGTGAGTGTCGCTCTCTTTGGGAAACTCGGCGACATGTATGGGAAGAAAAGAATGTTCCTTATAGCGCTCGGGTTCTACACCCTCGGCGTCATCCTTAACGGTTTTGCCCCAAGTTTCCAGTGGCTACTCGTTACGAGGGCAATACAGGGCTTTGGTATGGCTATCTTTCCCCTTGCTTTCAGTCTAGTCCGTGAGGAGTTTCCACCGAGCATGGTGCCACAGGTTCAGGGAATGATAAGCGCAATGTTCGCGGTGGGTATGGTCATAGCTCTCCCACTTGGTGCATGGGTTACACAAAACTGGGGCTGGCGCTGGACGTACCACTCAGCCGTCCCCTTTGTGCTGGTTATGTTTTTCCTTGCATGGAAGGTACTTAAAGAGAGCCGCTACGTCAACCCCGGAAAGCTCGACTGGGCGGGCGCGATTTTACTAGCCTTTACGGTAGTGCCCGCACTCGTAGCAGTAACTAGGGCACCCACTGTTGGCTGGACATCAAGGCAGAGCCTCATACTCTTTGGAACAGCGGCTATCGGGCTTGTTCTCCTCATTCTCCAAGAGAGGAGAGCCGAGAATCCATTGATACCCATCGAAATCGTCTCAAAGAGGAACCCTGCAATAGTAAACGTGGGTATAATGTTTGCCGCCTTTGGAATCTCCATGATGAGCCAAGCAAACACATATATTTTCCAAATGCCAGAACCCTACGGATTTGGCAAAACAATACTTCAGAGTGGCTTATTGATGACTCCTCAAGCACTGGTGATGCTTATCGTCGCCCCACTGGCAGGAAAACTTATGCCCAAAGTTGGTGCAAAGCCAATAGCCCTTGCCGGCTCGCTTATAGCAAGTGGTGGCCTTGCGTTCATGTCAAAGTACGCAACAACGCTTTCTCTGCCTCAGTACGTTACGATGATAAGCATAGTGGGAACAGGAATAACTCTCATGAACATTTCCCTCATCAACATTCTGGTCTTTAGTGTTCCACCAAGGATAATGGGAGTGGCAACAGGTGCCAACAGTCTCTTCAGGAACTTCGGTTCTACATGGGGACCAGCAATAGCTGGAACAATCATGAGCACTTATTACACTCTGCTCAAACTCTCTGGCGTTCCAATTCCATTGAAAATACCTACGGAAAAGGCCTACGAAATGTTATTCGGTGGTGCTGCGGGGATATACCTAC
- the pepQ gene encoding Xaa-Pro dipeptidase PepQ, with protein MGRIESIKKYLEENGVEAALITSAPNLFYFTNAAPLVGGYLVVTLEEETLLVPELEYEQAKEEAKVSVEKFKKMDELYEYLKRFKSLAVEGNMSISFQNALKEKAGVKEFKLLDEVIKELRMIKSEEEIKLIEDACRLADIGVMTAIEEISEGKREKEIAAKVEYVMKLEGAEKPAFDTIIASGYRSALPHGVASDKRIEKGDLVVIDLGALYRHYNSDITRTIVVGTPNEKQREIYEIVLEAQKKAVEEAKPGMTAKELDSVARKVIEEYGYGDKFIHSLGHGIGLQVHEWPRVSQQDETVLREGMVITIEPGIYIPKFGGVRIEDTVVITKNGARRLTKTERELI; from the coding sequence ATGGGAAGGATAGAGAGCATCAAAAAATATTTGGAAGAGAACGGAGTTGAGGCTGCTTTAATAACAAGCGCTCCGAACCTCTTCTACTTCACAAACGCCGCGCCCTTGGTTGGTGGCTACCTTGTGGTAACCCTGGAGGAAGAAACTCTACTTGTCCCTGAACTCGAGTACGAGCAGGCAAAAGAGGAAGCCAAGGTAAGCGTGGAGAAATTCAAGAAAATGGACGAGCTCTATGAATACCTCAAGCGCTTTAAGTCACTTGCAGTTGAGGGCAACATGAGCATTTCCTTCCAAAATGCCTTGAAGGAAAAAGCCGGGGTTAAAGAATTCAAGCTTCTGGACGAGGTAATAAAGGAGCTCAGGATGATAAAGAGCGAAGAGGAAATAAAGCTCATCGAAGACGCATGCAGATTAGCGGATATAGGGGTTATGACTGCCATAGAGGAGATAAGCGAAGGAAAGCGCGAGAAAGAGATCGCCGCTAAGGTTGAATATGTGATGAAACTCGAAGGCGCTGAGAAACCGGCCTTTGACACGATAATTGCAAGCGGTTACCGCTCCGCCCTGCCCCATGGAGTTGCAAGCGACAAAAGGATTGAGAAAGGAGACCTCGTTGTTATTGACCTTGGGGCGCTTTACAGGCACTACAACTCCGACATAACGAGGACAATAGTTGTGGGTACTCCAAATGAAAAGCAGAGGGAGATTTATGAGATAGTCCTCGAAGCCCAGAAGAAAGCCGTGGAAGAGGCAAAGCCCGGGATGACTGCAAAAGAACTCGACAGCGTTGCGAGAAAGGTAATAGAGGAGTACGGCTATGGTGACAAGTTCATCCACTCCCTCGGACATGGAATAGGACTTCAGGTTCACGAGTGGCCGAGGGTTTCTCAGCAAGATGAGACGGTGCTGAGAGAAGGCATGGTAATCACAATAGAGCCGGGGATATATATTCCAAAATTCGGTGGCGTCAGGATTGAGGATACCGTCGTTATAACAAAGAACGGGGCAAGAAGGCTAACAAAAACGGAAAGAGAACTTATCTGA
- a CDS encoding RNA-binding domain-containing protein yields MGEVFEEVEVEAYVYPTEDIEKVKRAMLNLVSPLEFEAFDKGDYILLVGKTRDKKALQRLYELFRGQQILDTARAMLEEGYFGEEIIIKVHKQVAYVGKVNFNEESPLGPITIIIRTKDPQRLMKWLAPRTKDGVPIE; encoded by the coding sequence GTGGGCGAGGTGTTTGAGGAAGTTGAGGTTGAAGCTTACGTTTATCCTACAGAGGACATTGAAAAGGTTAAGAGGGCCATGCTTAACTTAGTGTCACCCCTCGAGTTTGAGGCGTTTGACAAAGGTGATTACATCCTTTTAGTGGGAAAGACGAGGGATAAAAAAGCACTTCAGAGACTTTATGAGCTCTTCAGAGGACAGCAGATTCTTGATACGGCAAGGGCAATGCTGGAAGAAGGTTACTTTGGAGAAGAGATAATAATCAAGGTGCATAAGCAGGTCGCATATGTGGGCAAGGTCAACTTTAACGAGGAATCTCCCCTTGGCCCAATAACGATAATAATAAGGACAAAGGATCCGCAAAGGCTAATGAAATGGTTGGCTCCAAGAACAAAAGATGGAGTGCCGATAGAATAA
- the hflX gene encoding GTPase HflX — protein MRAIGVIRHSPNRRVNKEEFEELLRSAGYEILAIVEQTREEHPKYNIGPGKLQEVKELIRELNPDRVIFANPLTPSQSFNITKELKIDVIDKWQLVLEIFEKRAHSKEARLQVELANLQYELPLVKEAIRRIKLGDRAGFKGMGEYQTQQYLKHIRYRMGKIRKELEKVRADREVKRKRREEVGFILVALAGYTNAGKSTLLNALADENIEAKTQMFTTLDTTTRRFTINGKRALITDTVGFIDDLPPFIVEAFHSTLEEIVRADVVLLVLDSSEPWREIKRKFLASIEVLKELKALDKPILIVLNKKDLTTEEDLSDKRKAIEELIRRKGITVSGIASISAKERELEELYSALEEVMFTLPKYRFFEILVKEKEKVPKVIALINSIGEILDIEYGETTRISAYIQVGMIKSLTKMGLELKHPS, from the coding sequence ATGAGAGCTATTGGAGTAATAAGACACTCGCCCAATAGGAGGGTCAATAAAGAAGAATTTGAGGAGCTTTTGAGAAGTGCCGGTTATGAGATTCTCGCAATAGTTGAACAGACCAGAGAAGAACACCCCAAGTATAACATAGGTCCCGGGAAGCTCCAGGAAGTGAAGGAACTCATAAGAGAGCTCAATCCCGATAGGGTAATATTTGCAAACCCACTCACCCCTTCCCAGTCCTTCAACATAACAAAAGAGCTTAAAATTGATGTCATTGACAAGTGGCAGCTCGTTCTTGAGATATTTGAGAAGAGAGCACATTCAAAGGAGGCCAGGCTTCAGGTTGAGCTGGCAAACCTCCAGTATGAATTACCCCTCGTAAAGGAAGCCATTAGGAGAATTAAGCTTGGAGATAGGGCGGGTTTCAAAGGTATGGGTGAATATCAGACGCAGCAGTATCTGAAGCACATCCGCTACAGAATGGGAAAAATAAGAAAAGAGCTTGAAAAGGTTAGAGCAGATAGGGAAGTAAAAAGAAAGAGAAGAGAAGAAGTGGGATTTATACTTGTTGCTTTAGCAGGCTATACAAACGCTGGAAAGTCAACTCTCTTAAATGCACTGGCAGATGAGAACATAGAGGCAAAGACACAGATGTTCACAACCCTTGACACGACCACAAGAAGGTTTACAATAAACGGGAAGAGGGCCTTGATAACCGATACCGTTGGTTTTATAGATGACCTTCCGCCCTTTATAGTTGAGGCTTTTCATTCAACCCTTGAAGAAATAGTGAGGGCAGATGTTGTCCTTCTTGTTTTGGACTCAAGCGAACCTTGGAGAGAGATAAAGAGAAAGTTTTTAGCATCGATAGAAGTGCTAAAAGAGCTCAAAGCACTGGATAAGCCTATTTTGATCGTTCTAAACAAGAAAGACCTTACAACTGAGGAAGACCTTTCAGACAAAAGGAAGGCAATTGAAGAGCTAATCAGAAGAAAGGGAATAACAGTAAGTGGTATCGCCTCAATATCCGCAAAGGAAAGGGAGCTGGAAGAACTCTACAGTGCCCTTGAGGAGGTAATGTTTACCCTTCCGAAATACAGATTCTTTGAGATTCTGGTCAAGGAAAAGGAGAAGGTACCAAAGGTGATAGCTTTAATAAACTCCATAGGGGAAATTCTCGACATAGAATACGGCGAAACGACAAGAATTTCAGCTTACATTCAGGTGGGTATGATAAAAAGCCTTACAAAAATGGGATTAGAACTAAAGCATCCGAGTTAG